A region from the Rosa rugosa chromosome 6, drRosRugo1.1, whole genome shotgun sequence genome encodes:
- the LOC133718917 gene encoding uncharacterized protein LOC133718917, protein MDSQELTTRVRLVRCPRCRLLLPELPDFKVYKCGGCGAVLRARNRVRNERRSEGLTIQSAPVNQLLDHVSRDSESVSSVASMGEVRTRNQVRNERSEGLIIETAPVNELLDHVSREK, encoded by the exons ATGGATTCTCAGGAACTCACTACTAGAGTCCGATTAGTCAGATGTCCTAGATGTCGGCTGCTTCTACCAGAGTTGCCAGATTTTAAGGTTTACAAGTGTGGTGGATGTGGTGCCGTTCTCCGAG CAAGAAATCGAGTAAGAAACGAGAGAAGAAGTGAGGGCTTAACCATCCAATCAGCTCCAGTGAATCAATTATTAGATCATGTTTCTCGAGATTCAGAATCAGTCAGCTCAGTTG CCTCAATGGGAGAAGTGAGAACAAGAAATCAAGTAAGAAATGAGAGAAGTGAGGGCTTAATTATCGAAACAGCTCCTGTGAATGAATTATTAGATCATGTTTCTCGAGAGAAGTAA
- the LOC133718113 gene encoding protein NETWORKED 4B-like isoform X2: MGTSDLKKSDSCEQDNNVSQDGSIWLVENLEEMDQRIKQMLKLIKEDGDSLPRNVAEDSYKKPELIEEFQRLYRSLAGCYGHLAKEAHMQTPDGKGWERIIELEDELSSMKEKLQTREADLEQEKLRVSDLQKQIAELESRASETDNDIGRLVRELEVITARLKGSDEENARLKQEVTEKVSEGVKEMQGHLAVAEEDIAMLEAQLDSERKHVLELQERIVKYDADLVGRDLELMELKSALHDAQDQFSLERADMQFHISGLSENQTILETRLEEWEWKNRNLEDEIRQHQTDKMELEKMRVAQEMVLQGEISWLKVELAERGKHVEAVNKDFDKFKLKYDMLMAEKDELNAKVHTLMANVSCRDDQIREMEGHLCRLHTDHEDLIAGSESARKLVDELKLRVEELQEEVNRQRVVISDGAEEKREAIRQLCFSLEHYRSGYKELHQAFKGHKWRAVAAA; the protein is encoded by the exons ATGGGGACATCAGATTTGAAGAAGTCGGATTCATGTGAGCAGGACAACAATGTCAGTCAAGATGGTTCTATATGGCTGGTAGAAAATCTTGAAG AGATGGACCAGAGAATTAAGCAAATGCTTAAGCTGATAAAAGAAGATGGTGATTCTTTGCCTAGAAATGTTGCAGAAGATTCTTATAAGAAGCCAGAGTTAATTGAGGAATTTCAGCGATTGTATCGATCACTGGCTGGGTGCTATGGTCACTTGGCAAAAGAAGCACATATGCAGACTCCTGATGGAAAG GGATGGGAGAGGATTATTGAACTAGAGGATGAACTTTCCAGCATGAAAGAGAAGCTCCAGACAAGGGAGGCTGATCTCGAACAGGAGAAATTACGGGTATCAGATCTGCAAAAACAGATAGCTGAGTTGGAGAGTCGTGCATCAGAAACAGATAATGACATTGGTAGATTGGTGAGAGAGTTGGAAGTAATTACAGCAAGGCTCAAGGGGTCGGATGAGGAGAATGCAAGGTTGAAGCAGGAGGTTACTGAGAAAGTGTCTGAAGGTGTTAAAGAAATGCAAGGTCATCTTGCAGTGGCTGAGGAAGATATAGCCATGTTGGAAGCTCAACTTGACTCGGAGAGGAAGCATGTTTTGGAGCTGCAGGAGAGGATTGTGAAGTACGATGCCGATTTGGTTGGCCGTGATCTTGAGTTGATGGAATTGAAGAGTGCTTTGCATGATGCACAGGACCAGTTTTCTCTGGAGAGAGCAGACATGCAGTTTCATATTTCTGGTTTGTCAGAGAATCAAACCATCTTGGAGACCAGGCTTGAAGAATGGGAGTGGAAGAACAGGAATCTAGAAGATGAAATAAGGCAACACCAAACTGATAAGATGGAGCTGGAAAAGATGCGTGTTGCACAAGAGATGGTTTTGCAAGGCGAAATAAGTTGGCTGAAGGTAGAACTCGCTGAACGAGGTAAACATGTGGAAGCTGTGAATAAGGACTTTGACAAATTCAAACTGAAATATGATATGCTAATGGCAGAGAAGGATGAGCTCAATGCTAAGGTTCACACGCTTATGGCGAATGTGAGTTGCCGTGATGATCAAATTAGGGAAATGGAAGGACATCTATGCCGGTTACATACAGACCATGAGGATCTGATTGCTGGGTCTGAAAGTGCACGCAAGTTAGTAGATGAACTGAAATTGAGAGTGGAGGAGTTGCAGGAAGAGGTGAATAGGCAGAGAGTTGTGATATCAGACGGGGCTGAGGAGAAAAGAGAGGCTATACGACAGCTATGTTTCTCACTGGAGCATTATAGGAGTGGATATAAAGAACTTCACCAAGCATTTAAGGGGCACAAGTGGCGAGCAGTTGCTGCTGCATAA
- the LOC133718113 gene encoding protein NETWORKED 4A-like isoform X1 yields the protein MGTSDLKKSDSCEQDNNVSQDGSIWLVENLEEMDQRIKQMLKLIKEDGDSLPRNVAEDSYKKPELIEEFQRLYRSLAGCYGHLAKEAHMQTPDGKVGLHKSGHQVIGLDMSPSSGGSSPALSLKKGTESSSSSSLESESESLNLSPSNYSIPPLNMDFDSQGWERIIELEDELSSMKEKLQTREADLEQEKLRVSDLQKQIAELESRASETDNDIGRLVRELEVITARLKGSDEENARLKQEVTEKVSEGVKEMQGHLAVAEEDIAMLEAQLDSERKHVLELQERIVKYDADLVGRDLELMELKSALHDAQDQFSLERADMQFHISGLSENQTILETRLEEWEWKNRNLEDEIRQHQTDKMELEKMRVAQEMVLQGEISWLKVELAERGKHVEAVNKDFDKFKLKYDMLMAEKDELNAKVHTLMANVSCRDDQIREMEGHLCRLHTDHEDLIAGSESARKLVDELKLRVEELQEEVNRQRVVISDGAEEKREAIRQLCFSLEHYRSGYKELHQAFKGHKWRAVAAA from the exons ATGGGGACATCAGATTTGAAGAAGTCGGATTCATGTGAGCAGGACAACAATGTCAGTCAAGATGGTTCTATATGGCTGGTAGAAAATCTTGAAG AGATGGACCAGAGAATTAAGCAAATGCTTAAGCTGATAAAAGAAGATGGTGATTCTTTGCCTAGAAATGTTGCAGAAGATTCTTATAAGAAGCCAGAGTTAATTGAGGAATTTCAGCGATTGTATCGATCACTGGCTGGGTGCTATGGTCACTTGGCAAAAGAAGCACATATGCAGACTCCTGATGGAAAGGTGGGTTTGCATAAATCTGGCCATCAGGTCATTGGTTTAGATATGTCACCAAGCTCAGGTGGTTCTAGTCCTGCTCTTTCTTTAAAGAAAGGCACCGaatcatcttcctcatcatcaTTGGAGTCTGAGTCAGAATCTCTTAACTTATCTCCCAGCAATTACTCGATTCCACCTCTGAACATGGACTTTGACTCGCAGGGATGGGAGAGGATTATTGAACTAGAGGATGAACTTTCCAGCATGAAAGAGAAGCTCCAGACAAGGGAGGCTGATCTCGAACAGGAGAAATTACGGGTATCAGATCTGCAAAAACAGATAGCTGAGTTGGAGAGTCGTGCATCAGAAACAGATAATGACATTGGTAGATTGGTGAGAGAGTTGGAAGTAATTACAGCAAGGCTCAAGGGGTCGGATGAGGAGAATGCAAGGTTGAAGCAGGAGGTTACTGAGAAAGTGTCTGAAGGTGTTAAAGAAATGCAAGGTCATCTTGCAGTGGCTGAGGAAGATATAGCCATGTTGGAAGCTCAACTTGACTCGGAGAGGAAGCATGTTTTGGAGCTGCAGGAGAGGATTGTGAAGTACGATGCCGATTTGGTTGGCCGTGATCTTGAGTTGATGGAATTGAAGAGTGCTTTGCATGATGCACAGGACCAGTTTTCTCTGGAGAGAGCAGACATGCAGTTTCATATTTCTGGTTTGTCAGAGAATCAAACCATCTTGGAGACCAGGCTTGAAGAATGGGAGTGGAAGAACAGGAATCTAGAAGATGAAATAAGGCAACACCAAACTGATAAGATGGAGCTGGAAAAGATGCGTGTTGCACAAGAGATGGTTTTGCAAGGCGAAATAAGTTGGCTGAAGGTAGAACTCGCTGAACGAGGTAAACATGTGGAAGCTGTGAATAAGGACTTTGACAAATTCAAACTGAAATATGATATGCTAATGGCAGAGAAGGATGAGCTCAATGCTAAGGTTCACACGCTTATGGCGAATGTGAGTTGCCGTGATGATCAAATTAGGGAAATGGAAGGACATCTATGCCGGTTACATACAGACCATGAGGATCTGATTGCTGGGTCTGAAAGTGCACGCAAGTTAGTAGATGAACTGAAATTGAGAGTGGAGGAGTTGCAGGAAGAGGTGAATAGGCAGAGAGTTGTGATATCAGACGGGGCTGAGGAGAAAAGAGAGGCTATACGACAGCTATGTTTCTCACTGGAGCATTATAGGAGTGGATATAAAGAACTTCACCAAGCATTTAAGGGGCACAAGTGGCGAGCAGTTGCTGCTGCATAA
- the LOC133718787 gene encoding methylesterase 17: MLEEITKMAEEVSLKSTTTTTPIHFVLVHGISGGGWCWYKIRCLMENSGYKVSTVDLKSAGIDPANADSVLSFDDYNKPLLDFLSSLPEHEQVVLVGHSAGGLSVTLATLKFPKKIRLAVYVAATMLKHGYTSEEDVKDGVPNLSEFGDVYELGFELGADKPPTSGIVKKEVQRKIIYQMSPQEDSTLAAMLLRPGPLLAITTAQFKEENDDHDIDALEKVPRVYVKTLQDHVVKPAQQDSMVKRWPPAEVYVLDSDHSPFFSQPFLLFGFLVKAAEASHWEII; this comes from the exons ATGTTGGAAGAGATTACCAAAATGGCTGAGGAGGTGAGTTTGAAgagtactactactactactccTATTCACTTTGTGCTGGTGCATGGTATCAGTGGAGGGGGTTGGTGCTGGTACAAAATCCGGTGTCTCATGGAGAATTCCGGCTACAAAGTCTCCACAGTTGATCTGAAGAGCGCCGGAATCGATCCCGCAAACGCGGATTCGGTCCTCTCTTTCGATGACTACAACAAACCACTCCTTgacttcctctcttctctccccGAACACGAACAG GTAGTTTTGGTCGGGCACAGCGCCGGAGGGTTGAGCGTGACGCTGGCGACGCTGAAGTTTCCGAAGAAGATCCGGCTGGCGGTTTATGTGGCGGCGACCATGCTCAAGCATGGGTACACTAGTGAGGAAGATGTTAAAGAT GGAGTGCCTAATTTATCCGAATTTGGTGACGTGTACGAATTAGGATTTGAATTAGGAGCCGACAAACCACCAACAAGCGGAATTGTGAAGAAAGAAGTCCAGCGCAAAATCATATATCAAATGAGTCCTCAAGAG GATTCGACACTAGCTGCCATGCTTTTGAGACCAGGACCGCTCCTGGCTATAACGACAGCCCAGTTTAAGGAAGAAAACGATGACCATGACATTGATGCGCTTGAGAAAGTGCCACGTGTCTACGTGAAGACGTTGCAAGATCATGTGGTGAAACCGGCGCAGCAAGATTCGATGGTCAAGAGGTGGCCGCCGGCTGAGGTCTATGTATTGGATAGTGATCACAGTCCCTTCTTCTCCCAGCCGTTTCTGCTCTTTGGATTCCTTGTAAAGGCTGCCGAGGCTTCTCACTGGGAGATTATATAG
- the LOC133718785 gene encoding low affinity inorganic phosphate transporter 8-like, with translation MADGRESIFTSLDNAKTQLYHYKAIVIAGMGFFTDAYDLFCITAVTKLIGRLYFYDPSTKKPGALPPNINNAITGVALFGTLAGQLFFGWLGDKLGRKKVYGITLVTMVGCALASGLSFGSTPKSVVTTLCFFRFWLGFGIGGDYPLSAVIMSEYANTKTRGGFVAAVFAMQGIGILVAGVVALVVSRAFMIAFPADNFKTNNVLSTQPEGDFVWRIVLMFGAIPAALTFYWRLKMPETARYTALVKGDHDKAAADMAKVLEKKIDNIPISTGGESETPKKVLDPNSSYGLFSREFVRTHGLHLLGTTSTWFLLDIAFYSLQLTQKDIYPSSGLLPKPTEMNAIEEVYLLSKSMLLIALAATVPGYWFTVFLIDRIGRFPIQLGGFLLMSIFMAILGFQYEHLRGSTCSADSKSEFEFCEGHPKQFAVLYGLTLFFANFGPNSTTFIVPAELFPARFRSTCHGISAAAGKAGAIIGAFVVQSYTPDVKGVKKAIKALALVNLLGVFFTLLVPETMGRSLEEISGENNELGRNGFTAVVADDKEVKTEKAENTNGVEKEKAPEAEMEMV, from the coding sequence ATGGCAGACGGAAGAGAGTCCATCTTCACATCTCTTGACAATGCCAAGACACAACTTTACCATTACAAGGCAATTGTGATTGCTGGCATGGGCTTTTTCACTGATGCTTATGACCTGTTTTGCATCACCGCCGTCACCAAACTTATAGGCCGCCTTTACTTCTACGATCCCTCTACTAAAAAACCTGGTGCTCTACCTCCAAATATCAACAATGCCATAACGGGGGTTGCTCTATTTGGCACCCTAGCCGGGCAACTCTTCTTTGGCTGGCTCGGAGACAAACTCGGCAGGAAAAAAGTTTATGGGATCACCTTGGTCACTATGGTGGGGTGTGCTCTTGCCTCGGGACTTTCCTTTGGCTCCACTCCAAAAAGTGTAGTCACAACTCTTTGCTTCTTCCGATTTTGGCTCGGATTTGGGATTGGAGGTGACTATCCCCTCTCGGCGGTCATCATGTCCGAGTACGCCAACACGAAAACCCGAGGTGGCTTTGTAGCTGCTGTCTTTGCAATGCAAGGAATTGGCATATTGGTGGCTGGAGTTGTAGCCCTAGTTGTATCTAGGGCCTTCATGATAGCTTTCCCAGCTGAcaacttcaaaaccaacaaTGTGCTATCCACTCAGCCAGAAGGCGACTTTGTTTGGCGAATCGTGCTCATGTTCGGAGCAATCCCTGCAGCTCTGACCTTTTACTGGCGGCTGAAGATGCCCGAAACAGCGAGGTACACTGCCTTGGTTAAAGGAGACCATGACAAGGCTGCAGCTGACATGGCTAAAGTCCTCGAGAAAAAGATAGACAACATCCCCATTAGTACCGGTGGAGAATCCGAAACCCCGAAAAAGGTCCTTGATCCTAATTCCTCATACGGGCTCTTCTCTAGGGAATTTGTTAGAACACATGGTTTACATCTTCTTGGTACCACAAGCACATGGTTCTTACTAGACATTGCTTTCTACAGTCTCCAACTAACCCAAAAGGACATCTACCCATCTAGTGGTCTCTTACCAAAACCCACAGAAATGAACGCTATAGAAGAAGTTTACTTGCTCTCCAAGTCAATGCTCCTAATCGCACTCGCTGCCACCGTCCCCGGCTACTGGTTCACAGTCTTCCTCATCGACCGGATCGGCCGGTTCCCCATCCAACTCGGCGGCTTCCTCCTCATGTCAATCTTCATGGCCATTCTCGGATTCCAATACGAGCATCTCAGGGGAAGTACGTGTTCCGCGGACTCAAAATCCGAATTCGAGTTCTGCGAAGGCCACCCTAAACAGTTCGCCGTGCTCTACGGCCTGACGTTGTTCTTCGCCAACTTCGGGCCCAACAGCACGACCTTCATTGTCCCCGCGGAGCTTTTCCCGGCGCGGTTCCGGTCGACGTGTCACGGAATCTCCGCCGCGGCGGGAAAAGCCGGGGCTATAATCGGGGCGTTTGTGGTGCAGAGTTATACACCGGATGTTAAGGGTGTGAAGAAAGCTATAAAGGCGCTTGCTTTGGTCAACTTGCTTGGCGTTTTCTTCACGTTGTTGGTGCCGGAGACGATGGGCCGGTCTCTGGAGGAGATTTCCGGGGAGAATAATGAGCTCGGAAGGAATGGGTTCACCGCCGTTGTTGCAGATGACAAGGAAGTAAAAACAGAGAAAGCAGAGAATACTAATGGTGTTGAGAAAGAGAAAGCTCCAGAAGCTGAAATGGAAATGGTTTGA
- the LOC133718788 gene encoding thioredoxin H9: MGTCCSSCMFCGHNGDEGQHDVHEAGGNVHFIKTMDGWEAKLSEAIEEDKLVVANFGASWCNPSKSIAPAYSELAAKHPSILFLTLDVDDLAELSTSWDIKATPTFVFLKNGRQVDTLVGGNKQELQKKITAVAQLATMSRN, translated from the exons ATGGGAACCTGTTGTTCTTCTTGTATG TTTTGTGGACATAATGGTGATGAGGGTCAACATGATGTTCATGAAGCCGGTGGGAATGTGCACTTTATAAAGACCATGGATGGTTGGGAGGCGAAGTTATCAGAAGCAATTGAGGAAGACAAACTT GTTGTTGCAAATTTTGGTGCATCATGGTGTAATCCTTCTAAAAGTATTGCACCGGCCTACTCTGAGCTTGCAGCTAAACATCCTTCAATCTTATTTCTAACCTTGGATGTCGATGACCTCGCT GAGTTGAGTACTTCATGGGATATAAAAGCCACTCCAacatttgtttttctcaaaaatGGAAGACAAGTCGATACACTTGTTGGAGGAAACAAGCAGGAGCTCCAGAAGAAAATAACTGCTGTGGCTCAGTTAGCAACCATGTCTCGTAATTGA
- the LOC133718786 gene encoding probable inactive receptor kinase At5g58300 yields the protein MKLKSSIGELIFLFPILPFLFSSVIADLNSDKEALLEFAANVFHTQKLNWNSSTPVCSSWVGITCNINQTSVIDIHLPAIGLFGSIPNNTIGKLDALRVLSLHSNFLYGTLPSDVLSIPSLKFLYLQNNNFSGAIPASLSPNLIVLELSFNSLSGIIPTIIYNLTRLAELSLQNNSISGAIPNLNLTELKLLNLSYNNLNGSIPYSLQKYPRSSFLGNSLLCGKPLNHCSKISSSSPSPSPIYLPAASPVVLENRNATPAKKLLGLGSIIALGASVLFVLVIMVILCCLKRTSKGGSSMLKGKSGASSDEKTDQKSISFGSGVQAAAKNKLFFFEGCNYNFDLEDLLRASAEVLGKGSYGTTYKAVLDEETTVVVKRLKEIVVGKREFEQHMEVVERVGKHPNVVPPRAYYYSRDEKLLVYNYMPAGSLFAHLHGSRDAGRSPLDWDSRLKISLGIARAIAHIHSEGGLKCVHGNIKSTNVLLTEDLEACISDVGLTPLMNFPVVASMSRRATGYLAPEAIDMRKMSHKSDVYSFGVLLLEMLTGKTTLQHAGHYDNVVVDLPRWVKSVVREEWTAEVFDLELLRQQGIEEEMVQMLQIALACVAKLPESRPKMDEVVRMLEEFRQSDTRTRPSSESELDVQSTP from the exons ATGAAGCTCAAGTCCTCCATTGGTGAACTTATCTTCCTTTTCCCTATACTCCCTTTCTTGTTTTCCTCAGTCATTGCTGACCTTAACTCTGATAAAGAAGCCCTCCTTGAATTTGCTGCCAATGTCTTTCATACACAAAAACTCAACTGGAATAGTTCTACACCAGTTTGCTCCTCTTGGGTTGGAATCACTTGCAATATAAACCAAACCAGTGTGATTGATATCCATCTTCCTGCCATTGGACTCTTTGGCTCAATCCCAAACAACACCATTGGAAAGCTTGATGCTCTTAGAGTCCTTAGTCTCCACTCCAATTTCCTCTATGGAACTCTTCCTTCTGATGTTCTGTCCATTCCTTCATTGAAATTTCTTTACCTCCAAAACAACAACTTCTCTGGTGCCATTCCTGCTTCTCTCTCCCCCAATCTCATTGTATTAGAGTTATCCTTCAACTCCTTATCTGGGATCATTCCAACCATCATTTATAACCTGACAAGGCTTGCAGAGTTGAGTCTTCAAAACAATTCCATCTCTGGTGCCATCCCCAATCTGAACCTGACAGAGCTTAAGCTTTTGAATTTGAGCTATAACAACTTGAATGGCTCAATTCCATATTCCCTCCAAAAGTACCCTCGTTCCTCATTTCTTGGGAATTCTCTCTTATGTGGGAAACCTCTAAACCATTGTTCTAAAATCTCATCCTCTTCACCTTCTCCTTCCCCTATTTACTTGCCTGCAGCCTCACCAGTAGTCCTGGAAAATCGAAATGCTACCCCTGCCAAAAAGTTACTTGGCCTAGGTTCAATCATTGCTTTGGGAGCttctgttttgtttgttttggtcaTCATGGTCATCTTATGCTGTTTGAAAAGGACTAGCAAGGGAGGCAGTAGCATGTTGAAAGGGAAGAGTGGTGCCTCTAGTGATGAAAAGACTGATCAGAAGTCTATAAGTTTCGGGAGTGGAGTGCAAGCAGCAGCAAAGAACAAGCTGTTCTTCTTCGAAGGATGCAATTACAATTTCGATCTTGAGGATCTACTGAGGGCATCAGCTGAAGTTCTTGGAAAAGGAAGTTATGGGACAACCTACAAGGCTGTTTTGGATGAGGAAACAACTGTTGTAGTGAAAAGGTTAAAGGAAATTGTTGTGGGTAAGAGGGAGTTTGAGCAGCATATGGAGGTTGTGGAGAGGGTTGGGAAGCACCCAAATGTTGTGCCTCCTCGCGCTTATTATTATTCTAGAGATGAGAAGCTTTTGGTCTACAACTACATGCCAGCAGGAAGCTTGTTTGCTCACTTGCATG GAAGCAGGGATGCTGGAAGATCCCCGCTTGATTGGGATTCAAGACTAAAGATCTCTCTTGGAATTGCGAGGGCAATTGCTCACATTCATTCTGAGGGTGGTCTTAAATGCGTCCATGGTAACATAAAGTCCACAAATGTCCTCCTAACCGAAGACCTTGAGGCTTGCATCTCAGATGTTGGGTTGACTCCTCTAATGAACTTCCCTGTGGTTGCATCCATGTCACGAAGAGCTACTGGTTATCTTGCACCAGAGGCAATTGACATGCGCAAAATGTCCCACAAATCAGATGTTTACAGCTTTGGTGTGCTCCTACTCGAAATGCTGACAGGgaaaaccacacttcaacatGCAGGGCATTATGATAATGTAGTGGTTGATCTCCCAAGGTGGGTGAAATCTGTTGTTCGTGAGGAATGGACTGCTGAGGTTTTTGATTTGGAGTTGCTTAGACAACAAGGCATTGAAGAAGAGATGGTGCAGATGCTGCAGATTGCATTGGCATGTGTAGCAAAGCTACCTGAGTCACGCCCCAAGATGGATGAAGTTGTGAGAATGCTAGAGGAATTTCGGCAATCTGACACTAGGACTAGGCCTTCCTCTGAGTCTGAGCTTGATGTGCAAAGTACCCCATGA
- the LOC133714666 gene encoding uncharacterized protein LOC133714666, whose protein sequence is MSKPSSRIFQGLLRFHRHQISKPPTPPTTFRRTYHHSNGPLPRFPAPPKPLGSSSFRPGGVGLRFLSFDAGNAKKVFEKPLAAAASTFSRYQEALGLQVEAFWKRNNLVLVGAGGVVVCALLWKIMFGIASTFVHLSEGMAKYGFLALSSAMVAFAGLYLRARFTINPDKVYRIAMTKLNTSAGILEVMGAPLTGSDLRAYIMSGGGFQLKKFRPTLRSKRCFLIFPIRGSERRGLVNVEVKKKKGQYDMKLLAVDIPMASGPDQRLFLIGDEEEYKVGGGLISELRDPVVKAMAAEKIFDNLDQIEDEEDAEKELLEAERKHREEIEKLEKDGTQ, encoded by the exons ATGTCAAAACCCTCATCTCGAATCTTCCAAGGTCTGCTCCGATTCCACCGCCACCAAATCTCTAAGCCCCCAACTCCGCCCACCACTTTCCGGCGGACCTACCACCACTCCAATGGCCCTCTCCCCCGATTCCCCGCTCCCCCAAAACCCCTCGGCAGCTCCTCCTTCCGGCCCGGCGGCGTCGGCCTGAGATTCCTCTCCTTCGACGCCGGCAATGCCAAGAAGGTGTTCGAGAAGCCGCTGGCGGCGGCGGCGTCGACTTTCTCGCGGTACCAGGAGGCGCTAGGGTTGCAGGTTGAGGCGTTCTGGAAGAGGAACAATCTGGTGCTGGTGGGAGCTGGGGGAGTTGTGGTGTGTGCTCTGCTCTGGAAGATCATGTTTGGGATTGCTAGCACATTTGTGCACCTCTCTGAGGGAATGGCCAAGTATGGCTTTTTAGCTCTGTCTTCTGCCATGGTTGCTTTCGCC GGCCTTTATCTGCGGGCAAGGTTCACAATAAATCCTGATAAAGTATATAGGATTGCCATGACAAAGCTAAATACATCTGCTGGGATTCTTGAGGTCATGGGTGCCCCTCTAACAGGATCAGATCTAAGAGCCTATATAATGTCCGGAGGTGGGTTTCAACTGAAAAAATTCAGGCCAACTCTCAGGAGCAAGCGGTGCTTCCTCATTTTCCCAATACGAGGTTCCGAAAGAAGAGGTCTGGTCAATGTTGaagtaaagaagaagaaaggccAG TATGATATGAAGCTATTGGCAGTTGACATTCCCATGGCATCAGGACCTGATCAACGGTTATTCCTGATTGGGGATGAAGAAGAATACAAAGTTGGTGGTGGACTAATATCTGAGCTGAGAGATCCTGTTGTGAAAGCAATGGCTGCAGAGAAGATATTTGATAATCTTGATCAGATTGAAGACGAGGAGGATGCTGAAAAAGAACTTCTGGAGGCAGAAAGAAAGCATCGTGAAGAAATTGAGAAGCTTGAAAAAGATGGGACACAGTGA
- the LOC133714667 gene encoding large ribosomal subunit protein uL16: protein MGRRPARCYRQIKNKPYPKSRFCRGVPDPKIRIYDVGMKKKGVGEFPFCVHLVSWEKENVSSEALEAARIACNKYMTKFAGKDAFHLRVRVHPFHVLRINKMLSCAGADRLQTGMRGAFGKPLGTCARVAIGQVLLSVRCRDANGHHAQEALRRAKFKFPGRQKIIVSRKWGFTKFNRNDYLKFKAEGKVQPDGVNAKLYGCHGALANRPPGKAFLPQAVA, encoded by the exons ATGGGGAGGA GACCTGCGAGGTGCTACCGTCAGATCAAGAACAAGCCCTACCCCAAGTCACGGTTCTGTCGTGGTGTCCCTGATCCTAAGATCAGAATTTATGATgttgggatgaagaagaagggtgtTGGTGAGTTCCCCTTCTGTGTCCATCTTGTGAGTTGGGAGAAGGAAAATGTGTCGAGTGAGGCGCTTGAGGCTGCTCGTATTGCCTGCAACAAGTACATGACTAAGTTTGCTGGGAAGGATGCGTTCCATTTGAGAGTCAGGGTGCATCCGTTCCATGTTCTCCGCATCAACAAGATGCTTTCATGTGCTGGGGCTGATAGGCTCCAGACTGGAATGAGGGGTGCTTTTGGAAAGCCACTAGGAACATGTGCTCGAGTTGCTATTGGACAGGTTCTTCTTTCTGTTCGCTGCAGGGATGCCAACGGTCATCATGCACAGGAGGCCCTCCGACGTGCAAAGTTCAAGTTTCCTGGTCGCCAAAAGATCATTGTCAGCAGGAAGTG GGGATTCACCAAGTTTAACCGTAATGATTACTTGAAGTTCAAGGCTGAGGGCAAAGTTCAACCAGATGGTGTTAATGCTAAG CTTTATGGATGCCATGGTGCTTTAGCTAACCGTCCACCTGGAAAAGCTTTCCTGCCTCAAGCCGTTGCTTGA